In Fibrobacter sp. UWR2, the following are encoded in one genomic region:
- a CDS encoding histidine phosphatase family protein: MVDLKRDVWFVVAFFATFFLVDCSDGNGLINGDNGSPEDLEAIDAPLYVYEILAERTAADSAGIDILDLLSEPRVEQLLMNHVPEEVAVVQAKYEAAAAFGVDSVQLATDSGAVMLAVSAMVQNRASKEETQNFIRNLGEDLKGDGVWSDPNWKIRIADWVVGLDSSWRYNDVRNNAAPYYGGNVPYFEKYMRAFFPIAYGFEPCGASNAGKVTYVNQGQSVYFANDYNHADHSRVRFICDANGFQWRTANAIEKDTAGFGAGEYDREVREGQVNHDSYYIYEAAKGAWRVATPQEADGFTDIVDVYANLKSSEKVVFIIRHSERTNDTGPNGHLTDNGKKYARDLGARIAKVGAEDFYFGYSGYTRTYETCEGIALGKGQLNYTIEALPYMDGAWYVKDADKANAYVDSDGGGWVVYSKYGFTGAYPDAFYDLEARSEQLLKDEILANIASMKRVNVMCTHDYLVVPLLAYTTDGHANVRYYEKYRWVNYMAGVAMIISADGSVRYIPVKGLESGTM; the protein is encoded by the coding sequence ATGGTGGATTTAAAAAGGGATGTATGGTTTGTAGTTGCGTTTTTCGCGACGTTTTTCCTTGTTGACTGCAGTGACGGTAACGGCCTTATAAACGGCGATAACGGTTCCCCTGAGGATCTCGAGGCGATTGACGCTCCGCTCTATGTCTATGAAATCCTGGCAGAACGTACGGCTGCTGATTCGGCCGGTATAGACATATTGGACTTGCTGTCTGAACCGCGTGTGGAACAACTCCTGATGAACCATGTCCCGGAAGAGGTGGCGGTGGTGCAGGCAAAATACGAGGCGGCTGCAGCCTTCGGCGTAGATTCCGTGCAGCTTGCGACGGATTCCGGTGCGGTAATGCTGGCCGTGTCGGCGATGGTGCAGAACCGCGCCAGCAAGGAAGAGACGCAGAACTTTATCCGCAATCTGGGAGAAGACCTGAAGGGAGATGGCGTGTGGAGCGACCCGAACTGGAAAATCAGGATTGCAGATTGGGTCGTGGGGCTAGATTCCAGTTGGCGGTATAACGATGTCCGCAACAACGCGGCTCCGTACTATGGCGGCAACGTGCCGTATTTCGAAAAGTACATGCGGGCGTTTTTCCCAATAGCCTACGGCTTTGAACCGTGTGGCGCCTCGAACGCGGGGAAGGTCACGTACGTGAACCAGGGCCAGAGCGTTTATTTTGCAAACGACTATAACCATGCAGACCATTCGCGGGTGCGATTCATCTGCGATGCAAATGGGTTCCAGTGGCGTACTGCAAATGCCATCGAAAAGGACACGGCAGGCTTCGGTGCGGGCGAGTATGACCGCGAGGTGCGTGAAGGCCAGGTCAATCACGACAGCTATTACATTTACGAGGCCGCTAAGGGAGCGTGGCGTGTCGCGACCCCGCAGGAGGCCGACGGCTTTACCGACATCGTGGATGTCTACGCGAACCTCAAGTCGAGCGAGAAGGTGGTGTTCATCATCCGGCACAGCGAACGCACGAACGATACGGGCCCGAACGGTCACTTGACCGACAACGGGAAGAAATATGCCCGCGATTTGGGCGCGCGCATCGCAAAAGTTGGTGCAGAAGATTTCTACTTCGGCTACTCCGGGTATACGCGCACCTACGAGACCTGCGAAGGCATTGCGCTGGGCAAGGGACAGTTGAACTACACTATCGAGGCGCTCCCGTACATGGATGGCGCCTGGTACGTGAAGGATGCCGACAAGGCCAATGCTTACGTGGATTCCGACGGCGGTGGCTGGGTGGTGTATTCCAAGTACGGCTTTACCGGCGCCTATCCCGATGCTTTCTATGATTTGGAGGCGCGCAGCGAGCAGTTGCTCAAGGACGAAATCCTTGCGAATATCGCCAGCATGAAGCGCGTGAACGTGATGTGCACGCACGACTACCTGGTGGTGCCACTGCTTGCATACACGACGGACGGCCACGCGAACGTGCGCTATTACGAAAAATACCGCTGGGTCAACTACATGGCGGGCGTCGCGATGATTATCTCTGCCGACGGTTCCGTGCGCTATATTCCCGTGAAGGGACTCGAATCGGGTACGATGTAG
- a CDS encoding acetyl-CoA carboxylase biotin carboxyl carrier protein subunit has protein sequence MKKTVRISFEGKTYDVEVEVLDSAVAAAPAAPVAAAPAAAPAAAPAAAGGTEVKCPLAGSVFKLKVKVGDKVEANQEVAIIEALKMENPVVAPCAGTVNSISVKETDTVVDGQTLMTIA, from the coding sequence ATGAAGAAAACAGTCCGTATCAGTTTCGAAGGCAAGACCTACGACGTCGAAGTTGAAGTTCTTGATTCCGCCGTCGCCGCCGCTCCGGCAGCCCCGGTCGCCGCTGCCCCCGCTGCCGCTCCTGCCGCAGCTCCCGCCGCAGCCGGTGGTACCGAAGTGAAGTGCCCGCTCGCCGGTTCCGTGTTCAAGCTGAAGGTCAAGGTTGGCGACAAGGTTGAAGCCAACCAGGAAGTGGCTATCATCGAAGCCCTCAAGATGGAAAACCCGGTCGTCGCTCCGTGCGCCGGCACCGTCAACTCCATCTCCGTCAAGGAAACCGATACCGTCGTCGACGGCCAGACCCTCATGACCATCGCCTAA
- a CDS encoding sodium ion-translocating decarboxylase subunit beta produces the protein MSSLLNSVVEFACDTGFAYVTPSMVIMWIVSFVLMYLAIVKKYEPLLLLPISLGALAVNIPSAGFYDGGWSIEGMFTPTAGLYYYISQGIHLELFPPIIFLGVGAMTDFGPLIANPRTLLLGGGAQFGVFATMFCAVALGGFTLGEAASIGIIGGADGPTSIFTANKLAKHLIGPIAVAAYTYMALVPLIQPPIMRLMTNDKERKIRMKALRPVSKAERIVFAVMVMIVCILVVPDASALIIMLMLGNIFKEAGVVERLVKTSSNELMNIVTIFLGTSVGLTMSADIFLKPQTLMIIAMGVVAFGFSTAAGLFLAKIMNWCSPKNPVNPLIGSAGVSAVPMAARVSQVEGAKYDPQNFLLMHAMGPNVAGVIGTAVCAGYMISRLS, from the coding sequence ATGAGTTCACTCTTAAATTCGGTCGTCGAGTTCGCTTGCGATACCGGATTCGCATATGTCACCCCTTCGATGGTGATTATGTGGATCGTGAGTTTCGTATTGATGTACTTGGCGATTGTCAAAAAGTATGAGCCGCTGCTGCTCTTGCCGATTTCCCTCGGCGCACTGGCGGTGAATATCCCGAGCGCCGGGTTCTACGATGGCGGCTGGAGCATCGAAGGTATGTTCACGCCGACTGCCGGCCTCTACTACTACATTAGCCAGGGTATCCACCTGGAACTCTTCCCGCCCATCATCTTCTTGGGCGTGGGTGCCATGACGGACTTCGGACCGCTTATCGCCAACCCGCGTACGCTGCTTCTCGGCGGTGGCGCCCAGTTCGGCGTGTTCGCGACCATGTTCTGTGCCGTGGCCCTCGGTGGCTTTACTCTCGGTGAAGCGGCCTCCATCGGTATCATCGGCGGCGCCGACGGTCCGACCTCCATCTTCACTGCGAACAAACTCGCAAAACACCTCATCGGACCTATCGCCGTGGCGGCCTACACCTACATGGCTCTCGTTCCGCTCATCCAGCCGCCTATCATGCGCCTGATGACCAACGACAAGGAACGCAAGATCCGCATGAAGGCCCTGCGCCCGGTCTCCAAGGCCGAACGCATCGTGTTCGCCGTGATGGTGATGATCGTCTGCATCCTCGTGGTGCCCGACGCTTCTGCACTTATCATCATGCTCATGCTCGGCAACATCTTCAAGGAAGCCGGCGTCGTGGAACGTCTCGTGAAGACTTCTTCCAACGAACTCATGAACATCGTGACTATCTTCCTCGGTACTTCCGTGGGCCTCACGATGTCTGCCGACATCTTCCTGAAGCCGCAGACCCTCATGATTATCGCCATGGGCGTTGTCGCCTTCGGTTTCTCGACCGCAGCCGGCCTCTTCCTCGCGAAGATCATGAACTGGTGCTCTCCGAAGAACCCCGTGAACCCGCTTATCGGTTCTGCTGGCGTGTCCGCCGTGCCGATGGCTGCACGTGTTTCCCAGGTGGAAGGTGCCAAGTATGACCCGCAGAACTTCTTGCTGATGCACGCCATGGGCCCGAACGTGGCTGGCGTTATCGGTACCGCAGTCTGCGCTGGTTACATGATTAGCCGCCTGAGCTAG